One genomic window of Glycine soja cultivar W05 chromosome 9, ASM419377v2, whole genome shotgun sequence includes the following:
- the LOC114367158 gene encoding uncharacterized protein LOC114367158, producing the protein MAYRRRQGISKSSTFKEEFHDPSLEDDNASPSIFSSSSTPPPSSLAAQAIKAAASRREPSLSFAFAPAEFDHQRSKSFGAYGNGNSKSGGFWGVIAQKAKSILDDDKPTPQHDTMPQTQTLKSHSFNTFSDPSAVQNSPSQFKPGYESLDSSRKMDNPKFRKGLDKITSSLNQLGDTFEKAFEEGRTIVGSKTADLRTQIRRKGSNFGDTNQTSDLRNPFQEADQTQTQSSHETKLKASRDVAMATAAKAKLLLRELKSVKADLAFAKARCAQLEEENKVLRDREGSDKGQNREDDDLIRHQLETLLAEKARLASENETYSRENRFLREIVEYHQLTMQDVVYIDEGMEEVNEVYPVDDSRITRLLSVSPHSSDEDVLVSPSPPMLSKEIFTVPEEDSKSISKDGAPSTVSVSPHTK; encoded by the exons ATGGCGTACAGGAGAAGGCAAGGTATATCCAAGTCTTCCACCTTCAAGGAAGAATTTCATGATCCATCATTGGAAGATGACAATGCTTCTCCTTCAATCTTCTCATCTTCTTcaacaccaccaccatcatctcTCGCTGCTCAAGCCATCAAAGCTGCTGCTTCTCGTCGTGAACCTTCTCTTTCCTTTGCTTTTGCCCCCGCCGAGTTTGACCATCAAAGATCCAAG AGCTTTGGGGCTTATGGAAATGGCAACTCCAAGTCTGGTGGTTTCTGGGGTGTGATTGCGCAGAAAGCCAAATCAATTCTGGATGATGATAAGCCAACCCCACAACATGACACCATGCCTCAAACCCAAACGCTCAAGTCACACTCATTTAATACCTTTTCAGATCCTTCTGCAGTTCAG AACTCCCCTTCACAATTCAAGCCTGGATATGAATCCCTTGACTCGAGTAGAAAAATGGACAATCCTAAATTTCGGAAGGGCTTGGATAAAATCACTTCGTCCCTCAATCAACTAGGTGACACTTTTGAGAAAGCTTTTGAG GAAGGCCGAACAATTGTGGGGAGTAAGACAGCAGATCTGAGAACTCAAATAAGGCGAAAAGGAAGTAACTTTGGGGACACAAACCAAACTTCAGATTTGAGAAATCCGTTTCAAGAAGCAGACCAGACACAGACTCAATCTAGCCATGAAACAAAACTCAAGGCATCACGCGAC GTGGCAATGGCAACAGCTGCCAAAGCAAAATTACTTCTTCGCGAGCTAAAATCCGTTAAAGCAGATTTGGCTTTTGCTAAAGCAAGGTGTGCTCAACTTGAGGAAGAGAACAAAGTACTCCGGGACCGAGAGGGCAGCGATAAGGGACAGAACCGTGAAGATGATGATCTG ATAAGGCATCAATTGGAGACACTTCTAGCTGAGAAGGCTCGTCTGGCAAGCGAGAATGAGACATATTCTCGGGAAAACCGTTTCTTGAGGGAAATTGTGGAGTACCATCAGCTGACTATGCAGGATGTGGTGTATATAGATGAGGGCATGGAAGAAGTCAATGAAGTTTACCCTGTGGATGACAGTAGGATCACACGGTTACTATCTGTCTCTCCACACTCATCTGATGAGGATGTTCTGGTCTCACCAAGTCCACCTATGCTGtcaaaagaaatatttactGTGCCGGAAGAAGATAGTAAGAGCATATCAAAAGATGGGGCTCCTTCTACTGTCTCAGTTTCTCCACATACAAAAtga
- the LOC114425440 gene encoding uncharacterized protein LOC114425440: protein MEPVLLPSLVIMLVLVLCFESLPSVRAQSTTTSPGSSSTREEAKALDALLQQFAYKDLVNPKTGIIYNATQLPSNLTGIEVAALRLRSGSLRRKGFQAYNEFEIPKGLIVSPYVERLVLVYQNLDNRSSSYYYPLPNYTYLAPVLGLLAYEGSNLSATNLSELDIDASESPILVKFRDVKPAPHGAVAKCIWFDLQGSSNFSNVTGGNTCSTTQQGHFSIVVKSIAPLAPSPAPAGAAPKGEGEKGNNNNEKVWIIVGSVVGGLVLLVLLSLLVLWMSKYKQKMKMQQMERAAEVGEPLQMSSIGDTKAPAATVTRTQPTLEHEYAP, encoded by the coding sequence ATGGAGCCTGTTCTTCTTCCAAGTCTAGTAATAATGCTTGTTCTTGTTCTGTGCTTTGAATCACTTCCTAGTGTTAGGGCTCAGTCTACTACTACTTCTCCCGGGTCATCTTCAACAAGGGAAGAAGCAAAGGCTCTTGATGCACTTCTCCAACAATTTGCTTACAAGGACTTGGTGAATCCAAAAACAGGTATCATTTACAATGCAACTCAACTTCCTTCCAATTTGACTGGGATTGAGGTTGCAGCATTGAGATTAAGGAGTGGAAGTCTAAGGAGAAAAGGGTTCCAGGCATACAATGAGTTTGAAATTCCCAAGGGACTCATTGTGAGTCCTTATGTGGAAAGGCTTGTGTTGGTGTACCAAAATCTGGATAATAGGTCCAGCAGTTACTACTACCCTTTGCCTAATTATACTTATTTGGCTCCAGTGTTGGGACTACTAGCTTATGAAGGTTCAAATTTGTCGGCTACAAATTTATCAGAACTAGACATAGATGCATCTGAGAGCCCTATATTGGTCAAGTTTAGGGATGTAAAACCAGCTCCTCATGGTGCTGTTGCAAAATGTATTTGGTTTGATTTGCAAGGTTCTTCCAATTTCAGCAATGTAACAGGAGGCAACACATGTTCTACTACTCAACAGGGTCATTTCTCTATAGTGGTTAAATCTATTGCTCCTTTAGCACCTTCTCCAGCTCCGGCAGGTGCTGCTCCTAAAGGGGAAGGTGAGAAGGGGAATAACAATAATGAGAAAGTGTGGATCATTGTAGGGTCTGTTGTGGGTGGACTAGTATTGCTTGTGTTGTTGTCACTTCTAGTTTTGTGGATGAGCAAGTACAAACAGAAGATGAAAATGCAACAGATGGAAAGGGCTGCAGAGGTGGGAGAGCCTCTTCAAATGTCTTCAATTGGGGATACAAAAGCACCTGCTGCAACAGTAACAAGAACACAACCAACCCTTGAACATGAATATGCGCCATGA